The Streptomyces sp. NBC_00659 genomic interval TTCCCGGGAGGAAAGCGGATGCCGGGCGCCCCCGGGGCGGGGCTCCGGGGGCGGGGCGCCCGGCGTCGGCGGTCGGCGGAGAACCGGTGACCTCTAGGCGCTGCCCGCCCACGCGCGCAGGGCGGCCTTGGTGTCGAAGTCCGCGACGTCCCGGTCCACCGGCTCGGAGGTGTACTGGTGGAAGCGCCACTTCGCCTGGATGCGGGGTTCGCCGGCGGTCACGTAGTCGGCGATCCACAGACCGTCACCGGCGTACGAGGTGGTGTCGATGTTCAGCCAGAAGTTCCGGTTCGTGTAGAGCACCACGCGGTTGTCCGGGCGGAGTTCCTTCACCTTGCGGATGAAGCGGTCCTTCTCCGCGTTGCTCGCGTGGGTGCCCTCGCCGGTGGTCTCCCAGTCGACGGCGAGCAGGTCGCCCGCCTTTTCGGGGGCCTTGCTCACGAAGTAGGCGGCCTGGGCGGTGATGTTGCCGGGCCACAGGAAGTGGTAGAAGCCCACGACGCAGTCCGCGTCGCGGGCGGTCCTCACCTGCGCGGTGAGTTTCGGATTGACGTACGAGCGGCCTTCCGTCGCCTTGACGAAGACGAAGGAGAGGCCGGCGGTGCTGTACGTGGACGACTGGTAGGCGCTGACGTCGATGCCTCGCAGCATGGGGGGAGCCTCCGTGCATGGGGGGGGAGGGGGAGGGCCACGCGGGGCGGTCCCCGGGTGTCCCTGGCGAACAACTGCCGCTGTCCCGGGGGACGGTCGTCGGGGGGCGGCCGCCGTTGTCCACGGGGACAGTCCGTACGGGACAACTGCCTTGGGGATTCCCTCACTTCGCCCCCTCCACGCTCGCACGCGTGAGCGGCGCACCCGCACCGGTCGTCAGGGCCGGGCCTTTCGCCTGACGCAGCGCGCGGGAGCCGGCCCGCCCGGGAGCCGGAACCGCGCGGGAGTCGGCCCGCCGGCGCGCGTCAGGGGCCGAACCGGCCACCGGCGGGCGGTCCATGCCGACGAGAGCGCGCGGTCCGCCGACAGGACCGGGTCCGGCGCTCGCTCCGTCCCCGGTCCCCGCCGCTCCGGCCGGCCCTCCCGGGAGCGGGCCCGCCGCTCAGCACTCGATGATGTTGACCGCCAGCCCGCCCCGGGCCGTCTCCTTGTACTTGACGCTCATGTCGGCGCCGGTCTCCTTCATGGTCTTGATGACCTTGTCCAGGGAGACCATGTGGGAGCCGTCGCCGCGCATGGCCATCCTGGCGGCCGTGACGGCCTTCACCGCGGCCATGCCGTTGCGCTCGATGCAGGGGATCTGGACCAGGCCGCCGACCGGGTCGCAGGTCAGGCCGAGGTTGTGCTCCATGCCGATCTCGGCGGCGTTCTCGACCTGCTCGGGGCTGCCGCCCAGCACCTCGGCGAGCGCGCCGGCCGCCATGGAGCAGGCCGAGCCGACCTCGCCCTGGCAGCCGACCTCGGCGCCCGAGATGGAGGCGTTCTCCTTGAAGAGCATGCCGATCGCCCCGGCCGAGAGCAGGAACCGTACGACGCCCTCGTCGTCGGCGCCCGGCACGAAGTTGATGTAGTAGTGCAGCACCGCCGGGATGATGCCCGCCGCGCCGTTGGTGGGGGCGGTGACGACCCGGCCGCCCGCCGCGTTCTCCTCGTTGACCGCCATCGCGTAGAGGGTGATCCACTCCATCGCGTGGGCCAGCGGATCGCCCTCGGCGCGCAGCTGGCGGGCCGAGTGGGCGGCGCGGCGGCGGACCTTCAGACCGCCGGGCAGGATTCCCTCGCGGGCCATGCCGCGCGAGACGCACGCCTGCATGACGCGCCAGATCCCGAGAAGCCCCTCGCGGATCTCCTCCTCGGTGCGCCAGGCCCGCTCGTTCTCCAGCATCAGGGCGGAGATCGACAGGCCGGTCTCCTTCGTGAGCCGCAGCAGCTCGTCACCCGTGCGGAACGGGTACTTCAGGACCGTGTCGTCGAGCTTGATGCGGTCCTCGCCGACCGCGTCCTCGTCGACCACGAAGCCGCCGCCCACCGAGTAGTACGTCTTCTCCAGGACGAGCTCGCCCGAGGCGTCGTACGCGAAGATCGTCATGCCGTTGGCGTGGTACGGCAGGGCCTTGCGGCGGTGCAGGACCAGGTCGTCGTCGAAGGAGAAGCCGATCTCGTGCTCACCGAGCAGGTTGAGCCGCCCGGAAGCCTTGATCTGCTCGACCCGCTCGTCGGCGCCCTCCACGTCCACCGTCCGGGGCGAGGCGCCCTCCAGGCCGAGCAGCACCGCCTTGGGGGTGCCGTGGCCGTGGCCGGTCGCGCCCAGGGAGCCGTACAGCTCGGCGCGTATCGAGGTGACCGGGGCCAGCAGGTCCTCGTTGCGCAGCCGCCGGGCGAACATGCGCGCGGCGCGCATCGGGCCCACCGTGTGGGAGCTGGACGGGCCTATGCCGATCGAGAACAGGTCGAAGACCGAGATGGCCACGGGAACTCCTTGCTGGTTTCGCCGGACGCCGTTGTCCGACGGAGGTGGTGCGGGACTGCATGGAACGGGGCACCGCGCTCTGCTTCCAGTGTGCGCGGTGCCCCGGATATCCGTACGAAGAGAAAACGTACGGGTGAAAACATATGACGAAGAGCCTACGGAACTACTTCAGGCCGGGGTACAACGGGTGCTTGTCGGCCAGAGCGGACACGCGGGCCTTCAGGGACTCCGTGTCGTAGGACGGCTTCAGCGTCTCGGCGATGATGTCCGCGACCTCGGTGAAGTCCTCGGCCGTGAAGCCGCGGGTGGCGAGGGCGGGCGTGCCGATGCGCAGGCCGGAGGTGACCATCGGCGGGCGCGGGTCGTTCGGGATGGCGTTGCGGTTGACCGTGATGCCGACCTCGTGGAGGCGGTCCTCGGCCTGCTGCCCGTCCAGCTCGGAGTTGCGCAGGTCGACCAGGACCAGGTGCACGTCCGTGCCCCCGGACAGGACGTCCACGCCGACGGCCTTCACGTCGTCCTGGACCAGGCGCTCGGCCAGGATGTGCGCGCCGTCCAGCGTGCGCTGCTGGCGCTCCTTGAAGTCGTCCGAGGCGGCGACCTTGAAGGAGACGGCCTTGGCGGCGATCACGTGCTCCAGGGGGCCGCCCTGGAAGCCCGGGAAGACCGAGGAGTTCAGCTTCTTCGCGAAATCCTTCTTCGCGAGGATGATCCCGCCGCGGGGACCGCCGAGCGTCTTGTGCGTGGTGGAGGTGACCACGTCCGCGAACGGCACCGGGTTCGGGTGCAGACCCGCCGCGACCAGGCCCGCGAAGTGGGCCATGTCGACCCACAGGAAGGAGCCGGCCTCGTCCGCGATCCGGCGGAACTCGGCGAAGTCGAGCTGCCGCGGGTACGCCGACCAGCCCGCGATGATCACCTTCGGGCGGTGCTCCTTGGCGAGCCGCTCGACCTCGGCCATGTCGACCAGGCCGGCCTCGTCCACGTGGTACGCGACCACGTTGAACTGCTTGCCCGAGAAGTTCAGGCGCATGCCGTGGGTCAGGTGGCCGCCGTGGGCCAGGTCCAGGCCGAGGATGGTGTCGCCGGGCTGGGCCAGCGCGAACAGCGCGGCCTGGTTGGCGGAGGCACCCGAGTGGGGCTGCACGTTGGCGTACTCGGCGCCGAACAGCTCCTTGACCCGGTCGATGGCGATCTGCTCGGCCACGTCGACGTGCTCGCAGCCGCCGTAGTAGCGGCGGCCCGGGTAGCCCTCGGCGTACTTGTTGGTCAGGACCGAGCCCTGGGCCTCCATGACCGCGACCGGAGCGAAGTTCTCCGAGGCGATCATCTCCAGCGTGGACTGCTGGCGGTGCAGCTCGGCGTCGACGGCGGCGGCGACGTCCGGGTCGAGCTCGTGCAGGGGGGTGTTCATGAGCGACATGCGGTGACTCCTCAGCCGGCCGTGAAGGCGGTGTACTCGTCGGCGGACATCAGGTCCTCGGGCTCGCCGGCGACGCGCACCTTGAACAGCCAGCCGCCCTCGAAGGGAGCGGAGTTGACCAGGGCCGGGTCGTCCACGACGTCCTGGTTGGCCTCGACGACCTCGCCGTCGACCGGGGAGTACAGGTCGCTGACCGACTTGGTCGACTCCAGTTCACCGCAGGACTCGCCCGCGGTCACCGTGTCACCGACGGCCGGGAGCTGGGCGTAGACGACATCGCCGAGCGCGTTGGCCGCGAACTCGGTGATGCCGACCGTCGCGACGCCGTCCTCGGCGACGGACAGCCACTCGTGCTCCTTGCTGTAACGCAGCTGCTGGGGGTTGCTCATGACCTGAATTCTCCTGTACGCGGTGGAGTGCTGATGGAGGGAAGCGTGGGTGACCGGGCGGATGTGCCCAGGGTCACGTCCGGGGCCCTGGGAAGGGCGCCCGTCGGTACCGGCGCCCGACGGGCATCCGGTTCTTCATGCCCGGCCGGTGCGGACCAGTGTCACTTCTGCCGCTTGTAGAACGGCAGCGCCACGACCTCGTACGGTTCGTGGCTGCCCCGGATGTCCACGCCCACACCGGCCGTGCCCGGCGCGGCGTGCGCGGCGTCGACGTACGCCATGGCGATCGGCTTGCCCAGGGTCGGGGACGGGGCACCGGAGGTGACCTCGCCGATCACCTTGCCGTCGGCGACGACGGGATACCCGGCGCGCGGCACGCGACGGCCCTCGGCGATCAGCCCGACGAGCACGCGCGGCGGCTCGGAGGCGGCACGCTCGGCGGCTTCGGTCAGGGCCGTGCGCCCCACGAAGTCGCCGTCCTTCTCGAACTTCACGACCCGGCCGAGACCGGCGTCGAAGGGGGTCAGCGCGGTGGTCAGCTCGTGCCCGTACAGCGGCATGCCGGCCTCCAGGCGCAGCGTGTCGCGGCAGGACAGACCGCAGGGGACGAGACCGGCCGGGGTGCCCGCGTCGGTGAGCGCCTGCCACACCTTCTCGGCGTCGGCGGGGGCGACGAACAGCTCGAAGCCGTCCTCGCCGGTGTAGCCGGTGCGGGCGATCAGGGCCGGAACGCCGGCCACCGTGCCCGGCAGGCCCGCGTAGTACTTCAGGCCGTCGAGGTCCGCGTCGGTGACCGCCTTGAGGATGCCGGGGGACTCGGGGCCCTGCACGGCGATCAGCGCGTACGCGTCACGGTCGTCGCGCACCACGGCGTCGAAACCGGCGGCGCGCTCGCTCAGCGCGTCCAGCACCACCTGGGCGTTGGAGGCGTTGGCGACGACCATGTACTCGTGGTCGGCCAGGCGGTAGACGATCAGGTCGTCCAGGATGCCGCCGTCCTCCTGGCAGATCATGGTGTAGCGGGCGCGGCCGACGCCGACGGTGGCGATGTTGCCGACCAGCGCGTGGTTCAGGAGGGCCGCGGCCTCGGGGCCGGTGACGGTGATCTCGCCCATGTGGGAGAGGTCGAAGAGACCGGCCTTCGTGCGGACGGCGACGTGCTCGTCACGCTCCGAGCCGTAGCGCAGGGGCATGTCCCAGCCCGCGAAGTCGGTCATGGTCGCGCCGAGCGAACGATGCAGGGCATCGAGCGCGGTGTGACGGGGTGCGTTGCTGCTCATCGGTCTGGCTCCCAAGGCATGACGGCGAGGTCGTTCCTCCCCATCTGTCATCGGAACCTGAGAGGTTCATCACGACCACACGAATCGGTGGTCCTGACTTGCACCTTGGGTGGAGCCGCCGGAGCGGCCCGCTTTTCAGATGTGCCTCGCCCGCGCGGTAACGGTGCCTGAGAGATTCAAGGGAGGGACTTGCTCCTTCGGCGCCCGGGTACACGTACCCAGGACTCTCCCGCGCGGATTCAAGCGGCCGGTATGCAGTTGGCGCGGCCATCATCGCACGCGCTGTCGGATCACGGCAGCCCGACATCTGTGACGGGGCTGTGGCAGTCCGCGTATGGAAACGGGAAGCACCGGGCATTACCTTCTCTTTACACTCGACGGGGATGGGACTCCACATCCCAGGGGAGGACGGTCACGGTGAACAGGATCACGGCGTACGCGACGACCTCGGGTCTCGCACTGCACGAGCAGCCCGGCGCACCGGCCCGGGAGGCTCGCGGAGCGCGTCCCACGGTCGTCGTGCGGGATCTCCGCGACCGGGTCGGGCGCAGTCCGCACGGCCTCCGCTTCGGGGCGCAGGACCTCGTCGTCGTCACCGGACTGCCCGGCAGCGGCAAGTCGACGCTGATGCGCCGGGCCGTGCGGGGCACCCGCGTCGACTCCCAGGACACCCGCGAGCGCTGGGACGGCCTGATGGCCGGCCGGCTGCCGTACGCGGTCTACCGTCCCCTCGTCCGCCTCGCGCACTACGCCGGCCTGCGCCGCGCCCTGCGCGAGGGCGGCGGGCTCGTCGTGCACGACTGCGGTACGCAGGCCTGGGTGCGCCGCTGGCTCGCCCGCGAGGCCCGGCGCCGTGGCGGCGCGCTGCACCTGCTGCTGCTCGACGTCACACCCGGCACCGCGCTGGACGGCCAGCGCGAGCGGGGCCGGGGCGTCTCGCGCTACGCCTTCGCCCGCCACCGCGGCGCGATCGCCCGGCTGCTGCGCTCCGCCGAGACGGGAGACCTGCCCGAAGGGTGCGGTTCGGCGGTACTGATCGACCGGGACGCGGCGGACGTGCTGCGCAGAATCGACTTCGGCCACTGACCGGTCACGGTGGCCCACTAACCTTTCCAGCCGGAACAGTGGTTCGAAGCGGGCGGTAGACAGATGGACTTTCCGGCACAGGCACACCCCCATCCGCACGGCGGTTGGCCCGGCAACGAGCTGGAGGAGGTGTTGTCCTCCGCCCTGGGCGTGCCAGGGCCCTCGGCGGGCGCTCGCATCGTCGAGGTGCTCGGCCGCAGCTTCGTATGGGTGCCGCTGCCCAATGGCGGCGGTCCGGACAGTGGTCCGCTGGATCTGCCCACGATGGACATCGGGGGCCAGGTCTTCGTCCCCGTCTTCAGCTCCGAGGAGCAGTTCCGCCAGGTCGTCGGCGGTCACATGTCGTACACGATCGCGCCCGCCGTGGAGTTCGCCCGCGGACTTCCCCCGCAGGTCGGCATCGCGGTGAACCCGGACGGCGTGGTCGGCGTGCCGCTGCCGCCCATGGCCGTGGCCGAATTGTGCCGGGCCGGGCGGACCGAGCTGGACGGGGCGGCCAGCGGCGGCCGGGTGCGGCTCTTCGAGCCCGACTGGCAGGACG includes:
- the gcvT gene encoding glycine cleavage system aminomethyltransferase GcvT; this encodes MSSNAPRHTALDALHRSLGATMTDFAGWDMPLRYGSERDEHVAVRTKAGLFDLSHMGEITVTGPEAAALLNHALVGNIATVGVGRARYTMICQEDGGILDDLIVYRLADHEYMVVANASNAQVVLDALSERAAGFDAVVRDDRDAYALIAVQGPESPGILKAVTDADLDGLKYYAGLPGTVAGVPALIARTGYTGEDGFELFVAPADAEKVWQALTDAGTPAGLVPCGLSCRDTLRLEAGMPLYGHELTTALTPFDAGLGRVVKFEKDGDFVGRTALTEAAERAASEPPRVLVGLIAEGRRVPRAGYPVVADGKVIGEVTSGAPSPTLGKPIAMAYVDAAHAAPGTAGVGVDIRGSHEPYEVVALPFYKRQK
- a CDS encoding L-serine ammonia-lyase, translated to MAISVFDLFSIGIGPSSSHTVGPMRAARMFARRLRNEDLLAPVTSIRAELYGSLGATGHGHGTPKAVLLGLEGASPRTVDVEGADERVEQIKASGRLNLLGEHEIGFSFDDDLVLHRRKALPYHANGMTIFAYDASGELVLEKTYYSVGGGFVVDEDAVGEDRIKLDDTVLKYPFRTGDELLRLTKETGLSISALMLENERAWRTEEEIREGLLGIWRVMQACVSRGMAREGILPGGLKVRRRAAHSARQLRAEGDPLAHAMEWITLYAMAVNEENAAGGRVVTAPTNGAAGIIPAVLHYYINFVPGADDEGVVRFLLSAGAIGMLFKENASISGAEVGCQGEVGSACSMAAGALAEVLGGSPEQVENAAEIGMEHNLGLTCDPVGGLVQIPCIERNGMAAVKAVTAARMAMRGDGSHMVSLDKVIKTMKETGADMSVKYKETARGGLAVNIIEC
- the glyA gene encoding serine hydroxymethyltransferase, which codes for MSLMNTPLHELDPDVAAAVDAELHRQQSTLEMIASENFAPVAVMEAQGSVLTNKYAEGYPGRRYYGGCEHVDVAEQIAIDRVKELFGAEYANVQPHSGASANQAALFALAQPGDTILGLDLAHGGHLTHGMRLNFSGKQFNVVAYHVDEAGLVDMAEVERLAKEHRPKVIIAGWSAYPRQLDFAEFRRIADEAGSFLWVDMAHFAGLVAAGLHPNPVPFADVVTSTTHKTLGGPRGGIILAKKDFAKKLNSSVFPGFQGGPLEHVIAAKAVSFKVAASDDFKERQQRTLDGAHILAERLVQDDVKAVGVDVLSGGTDVHLVLVDLRNSELDGQQAEDRLHEVGITVNRNAIPNDPRPPMVTSGLRIGTPALATRGFTAEDFTEVADIIAETLKPSYDTESLKARVSALADKHPLYPGLK
- a CDS encoding glycoside hydrolase family 25 protein; translation: MLRGIDVSAYQSSTYSTAGLSFVFVKATEGRSYVNPKLTAQVRTARDADCVVGFYHFLWPGNITAQAAYFVSKAPEKAGDLLAVDWETTGEGTHASNAEKDRFIRKVKELRPDNRVVLYTNRNFWLNIDTTSYAGDGLWIADYVTAGEPRIQAKWRFHQYTSEPVDRDVADFDTKAALRAWAGSA
- a CDS encoding AAA family ATPase, with protein sequence MNRITAYATTSGLALHEQPGAPAREARGARPTVVVRDLRDRVGRSPHGLRFGAQDLVVVTGLPGSGKSTLMRRAVRGTRVDSQDTRERWDGLMAGRLPYAVYRPLVRLAHYAGLRRALREGGGLVVHDCGTQAWVRRWLAREARRRGGALHLLLLDVTPGTALDGQRERGRGVSRYAFARHRGAIARLLRSAETGDLPEGCGSAVLIDRDAADVLRRIDFGH
- a CDS encoding enhanced serine sensitivity protein SseB, with the translated sequence MDFPAQAHPHPHGGWPGNELEEVLSSALGVPGPSAGARIVEVLGRSFVWVPLPNGGGPDSGPLDLPTMDIGGQVFVPVFSSEEQFRQVVGGHMSYTIAPAVEFARGLPPQVGIAVNPDGVVGVPLPPMAVAELCRAGRTELDGAASGGRVRLFEPDWQDDPVDFLAAASAEFAATGVVLSARRCLASIEGDEPVMFIGVELAAWEGDARALPLDALGRALGRVPVNLPVNLVLLDVTQDPVGDWMRDRVRPFYQHGH
- the gcvH gene encoding glycine cleavage system protein GcvH, with translation MSNPQQLRYSKEHEWLSVAEDGVATVGITEFAANALGDVVYAQLPAVGDTVTAGESCGELESTKSVSDLYSPVDGEVVEANQDVVDDPALVNSAPFEGGWLFKVRVAGEPEDLMSADEYTAFTAG